AGGAACCTGACCAAAGTTTGCTATCATCCCTTCTACAGCGGCACGCTCACTTGGATCGGCTATGGCGTCTAAATCCACAGCACCTTCGTAACTAAAAATAGAGATTTGTCAAATGAGTTAAGCTTTTAAGGGCATTTGATTGATTAATCAAGATCATTTATGTTGATacaaattattgatttttgaaaagttgactattaatttcttattttattttatttcacatagatatataccaggaaagcctcacaggtgccttcctagacaattaattaaaaacattgcagcattttttagtacataaatcgctgtatttcgagaggctgaagaaaacgaaatgggttttgccaatttgatggaggaaccgcttcaaaaaacgaaatcagataaattggcaaactctgatgggaaacgatcgacatggagtcacacatatatacaagtctgaccagcagcattaaagattagcacgggatcgaacccagtaacttctcggtgctaagcataaacgcaactaccgagccataCCGATACATTACATGTAAATACAGATTGATTATACTTTTCCAaatcataatatgtaaattgtttttgaattcaaagaTATGAGTTGAAAATATTTGGAGAGAAAAATTGGGTTTATACCTGCAATAGTAAAACACGTTGAGCGCCTCAATAGCTCGTGGGCCTTTTTGTTTGTAACCAAATATTAGATCGATCCAATGATGCAGATTTTCAGATACGTAATCAGATTCAAGGGCTTTTCGATGAAGATAGATGAAATTTTCAGCGCTGCCTTCAGCCCAAGGTGGCAGAGCTACATCGCCAATTTGATAATTAGTACCTTGCAAAATTCCAAGGTCCAAACTAAAATTACATgcagattattaaaaaaaagtttcaactaCAAAGATAATCTAAAAGCAGTAAATTAAATCATtacttattaatattttgtagaaattctggaaaataaaaaaattctggtGTCAACTCTTTAACATCATTCGGATTATTCATCAGCATCTTCCAAGTTTGAGCGATGGAATGGAACTGCCTATCGGCAACGTCAAATCTCCCACTTTGAAGCTCGATATGAAGAGACGTAAAAGGCTCAACTCTCAGCAGATAGTGCAAAACGCCCGCAGAGTTTGAATAGTGAGTGCCGTAATGAAACTTGGATATCACTCCAGTCGGATCTTCGAAATTGTCGAACTTGGCGCGAACTTCAGCTTCGTTTTTCGGATTTGCCACTCCAATTGGCTTCGACAGATCCCTAAACGTGGCCGGATTTTCCAAATCTAACAAATCACTGGTATAATCTGCCAAAATCCACGGATAGACTGGATATTGAGATAGGTCATTGTAAGTCCTGCCCGCGATCGTATTCAAATGCATTAAATAATCGAAATTGGTGATTTCCCTATTGATCCACTTTTGCGTGAGACCAGATGCTTTCAGGAGCTCAGCTGGAGATTGACCGCTGCCATATAAAATATTAGGCGGCTGGAGACTCAAGATTCTTGAAAATATACTATTTCGCGTCTGAAAATAAACATGTAagaattatacaatatattaaaaactcaTCAAAACTCAGTGAATGAATCAAAACATTAAGTACTTTTGTAGTGAAGTTCAAAAAGTAGTTTGTTTGGTCAATGAGAAATATTTCTAATGCACTTCTCCGAAGATTGTACCGTCTGAGATGGATTTCACGCAATTGAGGCAATGATATCTATAATCAatgttagtaaaaaatatgcaaatttatacaatacaaaAGAATATGTAACAAACATACAGTAAAATCCTGTCTTTCAACATCTTCTTTATTAGGAGTCAAGTCGTGGAAATATAAGCAATTGGTCGTCACATCCAAACGGCCTTTAACTTTAGTCATCAGTGTGATAAGTTCACAATCTTGGGAAACAATCATCTTTTCTTTTCCCGTTTCCATCATTTGTAttctaaaattatacaaaaattaaataaatatttatataaacaatacaaatgaatattcaatgtaCATACTCTGGTTCCAGGGAAAGTTTTAGTTCTTCATCTGCGAGGATGTCATGATGAGCACGAGGGGCTCGAGGTGGTGCTACTAGTTTTGTTGGCTGTGGAGCTCGTTCCAAATTGTCGCGGAGACGAGATGCAGCTGCTAAAGCCGCCGGCTGAGCATCTGCTTGAGCTTCGAGCTTCAAACGCATACGGCTGAGATTCTCGTGGGCGGAGAGACGCCAATACTTCACCAGTTCGTTTCTGTAAGACAAAAGTTTGCTAGATTTAGCATTACTTCTAGCATTTTGAAATCTATTAAAGTTATCGGGACAGAagtattatgatttttaaaagccACATTAAAACCTAGACTCAAATTACTAGATGATTGTGACATGTGTGATAATAGTCATACTACTAGAGCTGTCAGTTTAAGAAGTATACCTTAAATCAGACGAGTCTCCAGATGATTTTCGATCACATGTCTTAATCAAATGGCGTTTTATGAGATTTTATAACATCTACAATGAGAATTATGAGTATAGGATGTATAGAAGTTGATTTCAATTTAAcataccaatatatgtatatcagtggcgtgcgctgaaattctctctctttttgtcgtacagccttacttagtgtgcacgagcaggatacaagaggaacaggctgttccttttgtatcccgttcgtgcacattaagtaaggctgtacgacaaaaagagagaaaatttcagcgcacgccactgatgtatataatatctatgTTTTCATTTAGGAGCAAAcctgatatttaaaaaatagactatgtttgtttggttaaaATATACTATGAATAATTCTTatagttatataaaattaaaatattctacattgtatttatgtatgtatgtatgtagaaaataaaaatccaaataaaaaataaattataaaagcatttttttttagaaaattttattaaaaaagcacaatataaaaaaaataacaagataccgaataacaaaacaaaaatttaaaatggaaacgtttacaaaataaaaactacataaaGGTACACGAGTAAGAAATATTGCACAACGGAGTAAAAATGTCCAAATCGAATAAAGAAGAAGTCCAACGCAGATTTAAATCGAAGTTGTAATACACATATGAGATCGACGACTTCACaacgattttaaaaatatttataatagtaaGAGATGGTCAAATTTTACTCTTGTTGTTtgggaaaaaataatttatttagacGGCGAGAATTTTAGCGGGAACCACTGGAGCTGGAGCAGCTAGGAAGGGAGCGTCCCTAGATACTACCGCGTTGAAACCATTGATTGGATCAGCATAGTAGTTGACGGTCCTTCTGACACCATCGGGTTCGATCAAACTGTAAGATCCACGAACGACGTCTCCTTCGCGAGCTTCTTCTTGGGCTTTGGAGTCACCGGTCAAACTGTCTTCAACACTGTAGGCGAATTGATATTGAGGATAGGCATCGTCGAATTCTCCCACTACAGCAGCAGCCAAAGGTGCAGGAGCGACAAGTCGAGCAGCAGTCAAGGGAGCGGCGACGTATCCTCCAAGAGGAGCCACAAGACCTCCATGGACCAAAGCGGCGGCGCACACCACCAAAAATCCAACCTGGATTATCCACACAAAGTTTAGACAAATtgataaaaaactttatattgGTATTGAACTTGAAcagttttcaaattaatatacaattttttgccTACAATGAGCAACGGTGACATTCGAACATTAAaagaattgaaatatttatcaaCAAAGCTAAAAAAAATGAGCTAGGGATGGTAAGAAATGAAAAAGATTATCTTCTGAGATGGTTTAAGTGTTTTAATTCGAAAGATTTAAAGCAGAGATTGATAATTTAATCCGACCGTTGACTATTTGGTAGCATTATAAGGAAACAGGAGTTTTGCCTTCttaattaattgcaaaattGCTCATAGATTTTATTCACATGTGATAAAATTGTATGAGCAAAAAGTACAGATTTCATGTTTTTTAAAgattcaaaataatgaaaaaattatattacggtCAAGACCTTGTGGAATTATTGAACTAATAAATCAcagttaataatatacatatgtataattttaattaaattgcatttcaattcaatttcatTGGACGATTTATTTCTCGATTAAGTACTAATTATCTTAATCTTTTTCACCAGCATTAAAACTATCAAATAATccaaaaattgattgatttcaTTTTACTAGCAATATTAATACAACATTGTTATTCTATTCACCTATTTTTGCTTATTGAATGATTCTAGACTCTGACTTTATGCTTAAAAAAACTGTTCAAGTGAAATGTCACAGATCCACAGCAAACTTACAGTGAAGGAGTTCATGATGTCGGGTGGGTATTTAGAACAGGAGTTCACAAACGACTGATGATAACAGTCAAAGATGTCACCAGCTATATATACACAATTGTCACTGACGAAATTGGGATCCTCGTGACGTGCACGAAGACTGCCCCTCCTCGGGCTGACCCATCAATTACGGCAGCTGAATGTAAGCCATCTCTGCatattttgtgtgtgtgttttttttctgTTGTAGTGCGGTTGGTGCACATTGCGACAGAAATTCGACTCTGCGTGGAATCGGAATGAATTTCTTACAATTTCCACGGAATTTTAAACGACAATACAGTGCAAATGTTAATTTGCGGTGGCAGTGGTGCAATCGAGAATGGTAAATCGGTGTTGCGGTGTGTTTAAATTAGCGAACACATATCCTTGATAAACGATGGAAGAATGAATAATGGGTATATTACAGGGTTTGAATGTATTACGATGAGTATCCAccaaaaataagtgctagataTGATTTTAGTTTAGTTTAGATCTACTTTCTATGACAGATCtctaaccctttgagtgctgacgtattttctgttgaaagcacGCCACGccgaaaatttcgccaacatttccaaatagaattatttagaaatccaatagaaaggaggtataaaaattgtagctaatccaaacaaaccctagataactaccgccgaggatttcgagttttgtaaaggtgtgtttagactccctaatatatcttgcaacaatataaaataaataaaagaagtatattaatgaatgtatctttccaaaactagttccatcttcttcaaaggccaaaccacaatctaaaatactcagcagttagggatttccatcgggtaattctactatggttataaattcagaaatttcggtgtaaaccagtctttataaacattgacacggattacacgacccatgttcaatgcattttttcaatgctacctggttaggcttagcgggtagtattcttgtttattttttacatactcaaaaaacaacgcttaTCGGCCTATTTCAGGCTCGTGGACTTTTTggaaaaacgccgatcggccagcattcaaagggttaagcaaaATGTTTATCATAATATCTTTACCTAAAAGTGCCAGTACACCGTCTAACAACTTAGAAGAACACTTTTTCGTATCGTCCTTGTTCGGATCAGGCTCGtgaacttgttggcaaaacgccgatcggcgttgggcAGCATTCATTAGACTGACAAGACATtagactacatatgtaagtataatgtTTCTGCATTTGATTATCATAGCATATATTCATAGACCAAACGTTTATGAAGTGCAATGAGAACTATTTGCTACGcaactacatataaatatagttGGACATTAGGTAGAAGGTCTTTCAGGAACTCCAATAGatttgatagcattgaaaataagtaaagataaaaggaaaatttgtttctcataaatttaaatacatttatatgtataaaagatcACAGACCGATAGCTAACAGACAGGTCTGTTAAATGGTGTGGatctaaaattgaaataaaaatggacgTTGCAAAATTGAACAGAAGTTGGCACCGAGCAGGAGTATGTTGGGAAATGTGCGGAGAAAATCAACGATGGCATTATGTGCAAGTAGGCCACTTGTCCATATTGTTATGCCGCGAAAGACACTCACCGCGTATAATCATATTCTTTTTGTCGATGGTCAATACGAAAGTGACTCAACTCTGGAGGATTACTGCGAAAATAAATTACACCACGACACGTGTGGACCTTGCGAATCATAATTGCGCAACATTCATACGCATTAAGGACATTCGAATAGTCCTAAATACGCACAGTATGTACTTCTGTATCTTTTTGCTATGAAAAGAAGTACACAAAATGCCCATAAGGTGCCCCTGTGGATTGATGATGGTATTTTAAGACCAAAGATTCCACAGATGGAGCGATATTCGATAAATCGCCCAACTTTGGTTAAGAAAAATCTTCTatcgaatgtattttttactaaaaaaaaaaaccgattacagttaaggtgcagacacacagaacGGTACGCGTCAAGTGTTTtcattttagatagttttgcacgtaCGCCTAGTCTATACCATCGCGATCCTTCTCAAAACtcaccctctggagtgttttcggtaatattttatctttgtatgatAGTGATCGATTACAGTGATTCCtgtttttgaagaaatgtaagagaaacttgtcgaaaaagTAAGATCGCATGAATTGACAATGATATGGAGATACACCTCTCACAGCTAGGCGTTCCGTGCCgaacttttgagtgtgttcttaccattaacaaaaaaaatgtcgacaAAATGAGTTTTGCAAAAAGGTCTTCCGAATAATGTAGCAAAAGTGTCtgatctattttttaatttgtgtatttAATCCTTGAAATATATGCTATATACTATTAGTCAATTTATTGCTACGACTTCACGAGCTACATAATTaagcaaaaaaaatcacagtcTTGTGAAcccaaatatgaaaaaatacgaGGCATAATTAAGGTAAAAACACACAGAAAGGgttttttataaatagttttGCACGTGAAAAAAAATGACTGGTAGGCCAAATATGAACCATCGCGTCCTGTCGCAAACCTGATCTCGTGAGTATTTTCGATGGAATTTTATCTATAGATTgatctatgtatatttgacagtaatcgataacggtgattcccatgtTTGAGGAAAgtagaagaaacttgtcaaaataataagatcgcacgaattaacaatgacatgaagatactcACCTCTCACGTCTTAccactatgtaaatatatacatatgtacattcatgtgTATTAATATTGACAAagcttacattttatttttatttcaatcgaacgtgTACACTCGCATTTTAAGATCGCTCCTAAGCCACGactgtactaatacagatacaatacgatcactacaatcaatacaagcatttatacaatgcgaattcatacaaaaatcatccacagagacatctatggagaaaattttgcagcattttattatagaaatcggCGAAccccaagacgctgaataacttgacatTTGCAAAAAAAGATAGAAAAGGAGATGTcgattttacaggaactgtttcaatgaaaatcagaaacattagcaaactctgataggaaacgatcaacctagagccacaaaccaaagtctggccagcagctactagtgggaatcgaccgtgaccactctgatcGAAAGTATAACATGCtagccactagtccatgctgctggttttgACTTAAGCACATTTAAAGCTTAACTATTAAGTTTTTCGCTACGAGATAAATTATCCAACTAATTGCGAAGACAAACCTCTCAAGCAGTGAACTTGGACATGTCTGAATAGTAAATTTGTGCATATGAAGTGGTCTGAAGAGATCTGCCTATAGGTTTCTAAAACTTCACTTTTTGGCACAAACTGTACGGAAAAGAtgaatgaaatcaaaaaatcaattagGCAGATAGGATTCTTATTGTAGAATTATCTATAcataatgtaaataatattttaaaaatatcaaatagtacatacacacttataaactattgaaatttgttaatcagaaatacatatacaaggAGCGTACTTTTGATAGAACACGAACTATCGAGAAAGTACACCATGTCAGAGCACAGGACACGTACACATTATTACGCAAATATAACGCGTTCTAATTATGGTAGtagtaataaattgaattcgAACGCACACTGTGTGAAAATCGCCTAATTGTTTCCGACCATCGAAAGTTACGTCAAATCGatccaaacatacatatgcacatatgtacttacatatgtaagtgtgtaCGAGTATATAAAAGCCGAATCGAACGACGAAAACCTCATATGTAATTTGTACGTCTCAATAATAACATTCAAAGCATCAGACCATGAAAGAGATATGCCATGCCATTCACGAGCATTGTCACGAGTGAACCGGTCGATCGCGAGAATACATAAATTAAGAGAAAATTCCCGACATGATGATGAATTTTCCCAGAAATAAATGCTCCTGGCCATCACCGAGTAAACCTGAATATAATCTTACAACTATATCTTGAGAATTAATAGCCTGTTTAAAGAAAAGAAATTAAAACTTTATGTCAATATACATAACACACAAGGCCATGTCCAATCATAGACGACAATCATATGGAAAATTGTACTCATTCTAGCACATGTAATCGAAGTCTTCTTAATTACACAATTTTCATATACAAGTAATTAACAGTAACAGTTTTCATTCCAAGCAGGCATGTCTAGCCCAAACGATCTACATCTGAGTTTAACTCTCAGTTCTATACCAATCTGAACGCccagaactacatacatacgtacatatgtttggtCCAGCGGcattaaaattcattataaaatattattcgtaTAGTTGTAACATATCGTGATAAATTCGATTGAAAAATTGCACGTTTGACATACATTTTCCATATAAGCTTCGCCCGAGGTATAATCGAACCGGCGCATTTTGCGAAATGCACTTCTGCTGCAAAAGCTCGCGGTGAATTATTGACCGACGAATGCACCGGTGAATGCACTCAAAAACTGGACCGTTCTTATTGAGATTCGATGCatgttacattttttaaatgcatcAGAATTagaacaataatacatatatcacgcataattgaaatatataatgatacaatgtatgtatataaatatattaaaaaggcaTTGACTTGATTTTCTATTCACATTTTGCTTTATTGcatttgatgaatatattacacaaataatatacaataataaattaatcttaTGACTatctaaataaattacattgagATACAGTTTCACATAGTTAAagcttctataaaaaaaatcgtactaTAGATACAATGGCGGCAATGTTACATCGTAATGATTTGATTCGAAAGTAGAGTTGAAAAAAAGAGCGGGAAAAAATGAAGATGCATACGAGAAAAAATGAAGATGAAGTATAGAAAGATTTTTTGGCGAATGGTCGTTTTTACTAGCCTATAATTTTTGGTATGTTATGTAAATCGTCATAGAACTAGAGGCCGAATCAAATCATCGAGGGAAAGCTTGCAGTTGTGTGGATTCACCAAGAATGACCACCGAAGGCTGTTGGAGCGAGGATTTTGGCAACTGGAGCAGCAGCGTATACTTTGGCAACGGGAGCAGCAGCTACGACTTTAGCTTCACCTGTCCTCTCTACGACAGCGTTGAATCCATTGACGTGATCAGCAGTGTAGGTGACTTTGCGTACGTGACCGTCGGGTTCTACGAGACTGTAGCTACCATGGACTACTCCATCTTCCAAGTGCTCTTCTGCATTTTTGGAATCTCCAGTATGAGGATCCGTCACGCCGTAAGCGAAGCTGTATTTAGGATTAGGATCGATCGGCTCGGGTTCGGCTATTTTGGCAATCAACTGCTTCTGGATGACGGGAGCTGAGTGGATGTATTGTGGAGCAGCTTGGACGTATTGGGGAGCGGCGTGGACAACTTGAGGAGCGGCCTGGACGTATTGGGGAGCTGCGTGGACAACTTGAGGAGTGGCTTGGACGTATTGGGGAGCTGCGTGGACAACTTGAGGAGCGGCTTGGACGTATTGAGGAGCGGCGTGGACCAATTGAGGAGCTTGATACGAGATGGTCTTCTGAAGAACTGGAGCTGCATGCACGACCTGAGGAGCGTATATAGGCGCAGCAATTTTGGCAATGGGTGCTGCTACGCTGTAGCTTACCGGAGCATGGTAAGAGTCGTAGATACCTGGAGCGGCTTGGGACGCCGCGACCAAAACAACCAAAAAAGTAACCTAAGAAAAAGCAAAGGattagaaaaatattcaaaataattatataaggaTACGTATTGAGCGTTTTATTAACCTGGGAGATCATAGCGTCGGTTGCAGAAGAGCTGCACTTCTCGGAATCCGAACACTTCTGATGCCTCTCTGCTCCTCCGCGGTCTTATAAACCCAACAGATCAACGACAAAAAAGTCCATACCGACACCGATGCAAGTATTAGCACACACACTCGCAGCGTCAATTTAATCTAGAATAGTCAAAATCCAAAAGGGCGTTACGACTGTGTAAGATCgaggcaaaaaaaaaaccaaccgtTAATTGCCTCGATCGCTAACGATACCGGTATATACTTATTGCATGCCTATTTATAGTCCAAGTAAGAAAAATCGAGcgtaattatattttacaagtgcaataaaaatattttaaaacgtaatgtacatatgtacaatagttGGGAATCGAAAAGAAATTTGCATTTGATACGTACTAATGCGCAGTTTGTTGACGAAATTCTATGAGTTCCATAGCAGCCGTGGGCCAAACTAGTACCTACGTACCTATCATtaccatttaatttataagtaCTTAATAGTACAAATGCTTATGCTTTCTGTGTGATGGCAGTGTGTGGAGCATATCGACCCACTTGCGGATGTTGAGCAATATAAGGACCAAAGCGAGAGAACCATACCAAGGTCTAATGAGAGCAGTGcgatttttaatgcaattg
This Arctopsyche grandis isolate Sample6627 chromosome 7, ASM5162203v2, whole genome shotgun sequence DNA region includes the following protein-coding sequences:
- the LOC143914702 gene encoding uncharacterized protein LOC143914702, whose amino-acid sequence is MISQVTFLVVLVAASQAAPGIYDSYHAPVSYSVAAPIAKIAAPIYAPQVVHAAPVLQKTISYQAPQLVHAAPQYVQAAPQVVHAAPQYVQATPQVVHAAPQYVQAAPQVVHAAPQYVQAAPQYIHSAPVIQKQLIAKIAEPEPIDPNPKYSFAYGVTDPHTGDSKNAEEHLEDGVVHGSYSLVEPDGHVRKVTYTADHVNGFNAVVERTGEAKVVAAAPVAKVYAAAPVAKILAPTAFGGHSW
- the LOC143914308 gene encoding larval cuticle protein A2B-like codes for the protein MNSFTVGFLVVCAAALVHGGLVAPLGGYVAAPLTAARLVAPAPLAAAVVGEFDDAYPQYQFAYSVEDSLTGDSKAQEEAREGDVVRGSYSLIEPDGVRRTVNYYADPINGFNAVVSRDAPFLAAPAPVVPAKILAV